A window of Desulfuromonas soudanensis genomic DNA:
ATGCACCATTCGGCCCAGCCGCCGACCTCCCGCAGCACCCGGGCGCGAACCATGGTCATGGTCCCGTGCTCGATAATGGCGTTGCGGTCGTTGCGGGTCACCATGCCGATATGGAAAAACCCCTTGTATTCGGCGTAGCACATCTTCTTGAACAGCGAGGTGTCGCCGTCGTGGTAATCCTGCGGTGCCTGGACGAAACCGATATCCGGATTGGCAAAATAGGGGGTCAGATCGCTCAGCCAGCGGGGGGAAACCTGGTAGTCGCTGTCGATCACCGCGATCACCTCGGCGTCGGCTGCCGTCTGCTGCAGGGCGAAATTGAGCGCTCCGGCCTTGAATCCCGCCAGGGGTGAGACATGGAAGAAGCGAAAGCGCTCGCCGAGGACGGCACAGTGGGCCTCCACCGGCTGCCAGACCGCCGGATCGGAGGTGTTGTTGTCGATGACCAGAACCTCGAAATCGGGGTAGTCGAGGCGACTCAGGGCATCGAGGGTTTCGATCATCATCGCCGGCGGCTCGTTGTAGGCCGGAACGTGGATGGAGACCTTGGGGAAACTCCGCCCCGACGCGATCTCCAGCTCCCTCTCCGGCGTCCCGGCGAAAAAACGCCGGCGCTTTTTCATCCAGCTTGCCTCGGCGAGTTCGTGGGCTTCGGTGAGCAGAACCAGGCAGATCCCGAGAAACCCGAAGAGCAGGCAGATGCCGACGGTAATCGTCAGCAGGCTTTGATACTGGTAAACGTAGTCATAAACCACCCAGACCAGGGTCGCCGCCATCCCGTTGGCCAGCAGTGCCAAAAAGCTGCGCCCGCGCCGCCGCAGGGTGGAGCTGTCGGTAAAGAGGATCAGCGCGGCGGCCAGCCCCAGACCGACGGATAATCCGGCCAGCAAACGCCATTGCGGGACCCGGACGATCGGCTCGGTAAAGGGGAATTTCTGGTTGCGGTGGGCGTCAAAAACCCCCCAATAGGCCCCGACCGCCCCTTCCGATTCGGATTTCCAGGGCTGGTCGAAAGCCTCCATCAGGTAGTAATCGTAATGGTTTTTCACCGCGCGCTGCAGGTAGTTGCGGAGAAAGATCGCCTCGTTGGCATGGGTGGCGACGGAGGCGCCGCGCGTGCGGCCATTGCTCGGCCAGCCGACCTCGGCCATCAGGATCCGTTTTTTCGGGAAGGCCTCCTGCAGCATGACATAGGTGGCGTCCACGTGATCGAGGGCGGCCTTGAGCGCGACCCCTTCCCAGTAGGGGAGAAAGTGGGCGGCAATAAAATCGGTGTGCGGCGCCAGTTCAGGATGGGCCACCCAGACGTTCCAGGGTTCGCCGGTACTCACGGGGAGGTCCAGCGCCTTGCGCGTGCGATCGAGGTAGGCGGCCAGCTGTTCCACGCTCAGTTCTCCGCGCAGAAGCGTTTCGTTGCCGACGATCACCTGGATAATGTTCTTTTTGTTTTTTTTGGCGACCAGAAGGAGCCTCTCCAGCTCCCGTTCGTTCTCTTCGAGGTTGTCGGTGAGCCAGGCCCCCAACGTTACCTTCATGCCGTGCTTTTCGGCCAGTTGCGGAATGCTGCTCAGGGTTCCGCCGAGGCCGTAGGTGCGGATCGCCTGCACCTTCCCCTGCAGCAGGGCCAGATCGGCGGCAATCTCGGACTCCGTCGGATAGTCCCCGGCCACCGGGTCGTTATGCAGACGCAGGGGGGAGAAGGACATCCCGGCCACCTTCGAGGGCCAGGGGGGTTCGGTGGAGGGGCGATTCCCCCAGCCCCAGAGGAGAAAGGTCGCAAGAGCGAAGCCAAGGACGATAATCAGATTGAGCCGCGACACCTTGTTTTTCATCATAGCTGCAGAAATCCCGGACCTGGGTAAAGCCCCGCAAAACGGGGGACTGACGAGAACCAACCTCGCTGATTATAGAGCCAATTCGGGAAGAGATCTCTACATATTTATTCGGGGTTGGAAGCTGACGAAACTGGATCCGGCCAAGGGGCTTAACATACTAAAAACAATACAGATCGAGCCTGAAACGTTTGGGGTCTCCTTTCCCATTCCCGCAAATAAACACCGCTCCCCTTAGGGTTCGCGAAAAAGGCCGGCTCCCTGATTGTCAGGGAACCGGCCTTTTTTAATGGTCAAACCAAACCGAATCTTAACCAGGCTGGATCCCTGCCGATGAACCCGCATTCCAGGCGATGATTGGATTGACCGATCAGAAATCCACGCCTTCTTGCCCGTCACAGGAGGTGGGTCCGTCACATATGACGAGCTGACCCCACCCCATCCCAGCCTCCCTCCGTCCCTCTCTTCCTCGCTCAAAGGATAGAAATCGGCTACTTGAGCTTCAAATGCCCCCTGGCGGCTGATCTGGCACGACCCTTGTAGTATAGAAAACCCGACTGAAGAAAGATCCGTAAGTCAAAAAAATCTGCATTGGTCCTACTCACCCCAAAGGAGTACAAAATGAAAAATTCTGTAAAAAATCCGATGACTCGGAAGCGGCTGACCGCAAGACTTGCCGCTCTCGGCCTGCTTGCCGCACTTTTTGTGGCGGCACCGTTCCAGGCCGCCCTCGCCCAAACCGTCCCGTACCTCGGCGCGGCGGAAAACTTCAATATCCTGGCCGCGACGGCTGTGACCTGCACCAATTCCACCGTCCTCGGAGACGTCGGCGTCTACCCCGGCACCGCGGTCACTCAGACCGATTGCACGATTACCGGGGCGATTCACGCCGGGGATACGGTCGCCGCCAATGCTCAGCAGGACTTCGTCACCGCCTACACGGATCTAGGCTACGCGCTGTGCGATTCGACCCTGACCGGCACCCTCGACGGCATGACCCTCTCCCCCGGCGTCTACTGCTTCGACGCAGCGGCCACCTTGACGGGCGTGTTGACCCTCGACGGCCAGGGTGACCCCAATGCCGTCTGGATCTTCAAAA
This region includes:
- a CDS encoding glycosyltransferase; the encoded protein is MKNKVSRLNLIIVLGFALATFLLWGWGNRPSTEPPWPSKVAGMSFSPLRLHNDPVAGDYPTESEIAADLALLQGKVQAIRTYGLGGTLSSIPQLAEKHGMKVTLGAWLTDNLEENERELERLLLVAKKNKKNIIQVIVGNETLLRGELSVEQLAAYLDRTRKALDLPVSTGEPWNVWVAHPELAPHTDFIAAHFLPYWEGVALKAALDHVDATYVMLQEAFPKKRILMAEVGWPSNGRTRGASVATHANEAIFLRNYLQRAVKNHYDYYLMEAFDQPWKSESEGAVGAYWGVFDAHRNQKFPFTEPIVRVPQWRLLAGLSVGLGLAAALILFTDSSTLRRRGRSFLALLANGMAATLVWVVYDYVYQYQSLLTITVGICLLFGFLGICLVLLTEAHELAEASWMKKRRRFFAGTPERELEIASGRSFPKVSIHVPAYNEPPAMMIETLDALSRLDYPDFEVLVIDNNTSDPAVWQPVEAHCAVLGERFRFFHVSPLAGFKAGALNFALQQTAADAEVIAVIDSDYQVSPRWLSDLTPYFANPDIGFVQAPQDYHDGDTSLFKKMCYAEYKGFFHIGMVTRNDRNAIIEHGTMTMVRARVLREVGGWAEWCITEDAELGLRIFEAGYEGGYIEQSYGRGVMPDTFIDYKKQRFRWAYGAVQILRRHLGALLGWRDKRLSRGQRYHFVAGWLPWLADGLNLFYTFGALFWSVVILLDPQHTDPPLAVFTIPPLALFFFKVLKLVYLYRTRLGASRWETLGAALAGLALSHTIAKAIVAGFWTKNIPFFRTPKCENQPRLVQAVLSAAEETLLAFLLIGAALGVLWLQGGVIPGARLWAGALLIQSLPYLAALGMGVVSALPGSAQGEKIPVVSS
- a CDS encoding ice-binding family protein; amino-acid sequence: MKNSVKNPMTRKRLTARLAALGLLAALFVAAPFQAALAQTVPYLGAAENFNILAATAVTCTNSTVLGDVGVYPGTAVTQTDCTITGAIHAGDTVAANAQQDFVTAYTDLGYALCDSTLTGTLDGMTLSPGVYCFDAAATLTGVLTLDGQGDPNAVWIFKIGTLGTGALTATNFSVVMENGGAPCNVYWWVAEAATLTTSSFQGTVLAGEAITVTGGVFNGDALSQAAVTLTGATLTDCAQQNNKPAKSKCNQGVGNGPEGCDPGNSNQGNPFGSNDEMGGTPGDPGRKGGNKI